From Diaminobutyricibacter sp. McL0608, one genomic window encodes:
- a CDS encoding MarR family winged helix-turn-helix transcriptional regulator, producing MTHLLREGPSSPTTLARNERVTSQAVAAHLANLEARDLVSRSRDPRDGRKVVVTISSPGRSALRAREGVVVDSLTRALQELTRSERKALSDAAPLLALLADRL from the coding sequence TTGACTCATCTTTTGCGCGAGGGTCCGAGTTCACCCACGACCCTTGCACGCAATGAACGCGTAACCTCTCAAGCCGTGGCCGCTCATCTCGCCAACCTCGAGGCGCGCGACCTCGTCAGCCGATCCCGCGACCCCCGTGACGGTCGCAAGGTCGTCGTGACAATATCGAGCCCCGGTCGGTCGGCACTCCGCGCACGCGAGGGGGTTGTCGTGGACAGCCTCACTCGCGCGCTGCAGGAGTTGACACGTTCAGAGCGCAAGGCGCTCTCCGACGCGGCTCCGCTGCTCGCCCTGCTGGCGGACCGGCTGTGA
- a CDS encoding enolase C-terminal domain-like protein, translated as MKIVDVTVQLVDKGPVEPAFKWRQGLPGSEGRHTAGWLSIHTDEGYVGYAYTGRGLILKDLVNRRIRDEFIGTDPLRREWLWHRMWELDRIEEFPLYVQGIVDEALWDIAGKVAGLPVHQLIGSFRESIPAYASTVTFGSIAEYLDIADQCLELGFPAIKLHAWGDARKDARLCEALREHVGPDVPLMYDGSAGFDLLDAVYLGRVLSDANYLWYEEPMREFSIGAYQRLGERVDVPLLVAETSDGAHMNTADFIASGCATAVRTSPGLKGGLTGALRIAHLADSFLLRAEVHGGGLAATHLCMSIPNTTYYESLVDSNPVRRAPEVDADGLVHALTGPGIGHEQVWGAEVPPIVSGRLVEAIPEPASVINA; from the coding sequence ATGAAGATTGTCGACGTAACCGTCCAACTGGTGGACAAGGGGCCCGTAGAGCCCGCTTTCAAATGGCGCCAGGGTCTGCCCGGCTCCGAAGGCAGGCACACCGCGGGTTGGCTGTCGATCCACACCGACGAGGGTTACGTCGGCTACGCCTACACGGGCCGCGGTCTCATCCTGAAGGATCTGGTGAACCGGCGCATCCGCGACGAATTCATCGGCACCGATCCATTGCGTCGGGAGTGGCTGTGGCACCGGATGTGGGAACTCGACCGGATCGAGGAGTTCCCGCTCTACGTGCAGGGCATCGTCGATGAGGCGTTGTGGGACATCGCCGGTAAGGTCGCCGGACTCCCTGTGCACCAACTCATCGGCTCGTTCCGGGAATCCATCCCGGCCTACGCATCGACCGTGACCTTCGGCAGCATCGCCGAATACCTCGACATCGCCGACCAGTGCCTCGAGCTCGGCTTTCCGGCGATCAAGCTGCACGCGTGGGGTGATGCCCGCAAGGATGCGAGGCTCTGTGAAGCGCTTCGCGAACACGTCGGCCCCGATGTTCCCCTGATGTACGACGGCTCGGCCGGCTTCGACCTGCTCGATGCCGTCTACCTGGGCCGCGTCCTGAGCGATGCGAACTACCTCTGGTATGAGGAGCCGATGCGCGAGTTCAGCATCGGCGCCTACCAACGCCTCGGCGAACGGGTCGACGTACCACTTCTCGTGGCCGAAACCAGCGACGGCGCGCACATGAACACTGCGGACTTCATCGCTTCGGGATGCGCGACCGCTGTGCGCACGAGTCCCGGCCTCAAGGGCGGGCTCACAGGAGCGCTTCGCATCGCGCACCTCGCCGACTCATTCCTGCTCCGTGCCGAAGTGCACGGGGGTGGGCTTGCTGCCACGCACCTGTGCATGTCCATTCCGAACACCACATACTACGAGAGCCTCGTCGACTCGAACCCGGTGCGCCGCGCGCCCGAGGTCGACGCGGATGGTCTCGTGCATGCTCTGACCGGCCCTGGCATCGGGCACGAACAGGTGTGGGGGGCCGAGGTGCCGCCCATCGTGAGTGGTCGCCTCGTCGAGGCCATCCCGGAGCCGGCCTCCGTCATCAATGCGTGA
- a CDS encoding antibiotic biosynthesis monooxygenase family protein: MFVTLAFHHPRPEHLDDFAAFMKRVEDGMRGTDGLLSLESFRDDGSGDLVAIGRWQSAAHARAGVPRLLSIGGRAADWTERPDDLYQLIQTAE, translated from the coding sequence ATGTTCGTAACACTCGCCTTCCACCACCCCCGCCCGGAGCACCTCGATGACTTTGCCGCGTTCATGAAACGCGTGGAAGATGGCATGCGCGGAACCGACGGCCTGCTCTCCCTCGAGTCCTTTCGGGATGATGGATCAGGGGACCTCGTGGCGATCGGCCGCTGGCAATCGGCCGCGCATGCCCGGGCGGGCGTGCCAAGACTTCTCTCAATCGGTGGACGCGCGGCGGACTGGACCGAACGACCCGACGACCTATACCAGCTCATCCAGACCGCCGAGTGA
- a CDS encoding ABC transporter substrate-binding protein, with protein MKPQKVKKWARLAAVPVAVAIASAALAGCSSSPSSTAQVAQNSKATTTVWVDATRKPAVEAYQKAHPDAKVKVEVLDATTFLSKIQLANRVGSGWPDVIFDSIPSDIAALQSPLFKYSQKLDDLVPKDVQDNFATKNAACTIDGHLYCLQNDLAQDVMWYNKPLLDKFGYTLPTTWAEYADLGNKIAKEHPGYLIGGAGESTLYYDYLWASGCPLQTLKSSTEAVINTADVKCTRVAGMLDPLLANGSVSRLSPFSPEFTAIAKSGKLLMMPAASWVGPYVFKPSTGYAFPNGSLAAGAMPTWPGEKTNYSGAQGGGIWVVSSHSANTKGAVALAQWVTTANEYQSTAPTYPAYIPAAKVWLETTSKDPVYAEDPSAVLVDQASKINPAESATRYDVASPVTSTIVASVKSGGTIASALPALQTQLAGLAASAGYAVSAK; from the coding sequence GTGAAACCACAGAAGGTCAAGAAATGGGCCCGGCTGGCCGCCGTGCCTGTCGCTGTCGCCATCGCCTCCGCGGCGCTGGCGGGCTGCAGTTCCAGCCCGTCCTCGACAGCGCAGGTCGCCCAGAACAGCAAAGCGACGACCACCGTCTGGGTCGACGCGACGCGGAAGCCGGCGGTCGAGGCCTACCAGAAGGCTCACCCTGATGCGAAGGTGAAGGTCGAGGTACTCGACGCAACGACCTTCCTGAGCAAGATCCAGCTCGCCAACCGTGTGGGTTCCGGGTGGCCCGATGTGATCTTCGACTCGATCCCCAGCGACATCGCGGCGCTGCAGAGCCCGCTGTTCAAATACTCGCAGAAACTCGATGACCTCGTGCCGAAGGATGTGCAGGACAACTTCGCGACGAAGAACGCGGCCTGCACGATCGACGGCCACCTGTACTGCCTGCAGAACGACCTCGCGCAGGACGTGATGTGGTACAACAAGCCGCTCCTCGACAAGTTCGGCTACACCCTTCCGACAACATGGGCGGAGTACGCTGACCTGGGCAACAAGATCGCCAAGGAGCACCCGGGCTACCTCATCGGAGGTGCGGGCGAATCGACCCTCTACTACGACTACCTGTGGGCAAGCGGCTGCCCGCTCCAGACTCTGAAGAGCAGCACCGAGGCCGTCATCAACACCGCGGACGTCAAGTGCACCCGCGTCGCGGGCATGCTCGACCCGCTCCTGGCGAACGGATCGGTTTCGCGTCTCAGCCCGTTCAGCCCTGAATTCACCGCGATCGCCAAGTCGGGCAAGCTCCTCATGATGCCGGCCGCCTCGTGGGTGGGCCCGTATGTCTTCAAACCGTCTACCGGCTATGCCTTCCCCAACGGATCGCTGGCGGCCGGCGCCATGCCGACGTGGCCCGGTGAGAAGACGAACTACTCGGGAGCACAGGGCGGTGGAATCTGGGTGGTCTCGTCGCACTCGGCGAACACCAAGGGCGCGGTCGCTCTTGCGCAGTGGGTCACCACCGCGAACGAGTACCAGAGCACGGCGCCGACCTACCCGGCTTACATCCCGGCCGCCAAGGTGTGGCTTGAGACGACCTCGAAGGATCCCGTCTATGCGGAGGACCCGTCAGCAGTTCTCGTGGACCAGGCGAGCAAGATCAACCCGGCCGAGTCGGCGACGCGCTACGACGTGGCCAGCCCGGTAACGTCGACCATCGTCGCGTCGGTCAAGAGCGGCGGCACGATCGCATCGGCACTGCCGGCCCTGCAGACGCAACTCGCAGGACTCGCCGCAAGCGCGGGCTACGCGGTCTCCGCCAAGTAG
- a CDS encoding carbohydrate ABC transporter permease yields the protein MAQTVLDRQVTTPNTVAPERRKKRVGALTVVRWLVLYGFAIFCVVPLVWLLLAPSKNDAELVANPLSFGSLDRVVLSWQHLADYNGGAMFEWMLNSVVYAFVPLVITVVISLLAAYALATMRFRGRKMILMATLLAMVLPAAALVLPLFLELNAVHLINTAWSVILPASFFPFGVYLAFVYFATSLPNELLEAARIDGCSEVGVFMRVALPLAKPVIALLAFFSFVANWNNYFLPYVMLTDDSKFNLPVGLGTLISSTPALAPTKGGSLLPITYPEAAMAGLIVVVPVAILFLFFQRFLIRGILSGSSKG from the coding sequence ATGGCACAGACTGTCCTCGACCGGCAGGTCACGACCCCGAATACTGTCGCTCCCGAGCGCAGAAAGAAGCGGGTTGGTGCGCTCACCGTCGTTCGTTGGCTCGTGCTCTACGGGTTCGCGATCTTCTGCGTCGTCCCCCTCGTCTGGCTGCTCCTTGCGCCGTCGAAGAACGACGCCGAGCTCGTCGCGAATCCGCTGTCGTTTGGATCGCTCGATCGAGTAGTTCTCTCATGGCAGCACCTGGCGGACTACAACGGCGGCGCGATGTTCGAGTGGATGCTGAACTCGGTCGTCTACGCGTTCGTGCCTCTCGTCATCACCGTAGTGATCTCGTTGCTGGCGGCCTATGCGCTTGCGACCATGCGCTTCCGCGGACGCAAGATGATCCTCATGGCGACGCTGCTTGCCATGGTGCTGCCGGCGGCTGCCCTCGTGCTACCCCTCTTTCTCGAACTGAACGCAGTCCACTTGATCAATACCGCGTGGTCAGTGATTCTTCCGGCATCGTTCTTTCCGTTCGGGGTCTACCTCGCGTTCGTCTACTTCGCGACGTCGCTTCCGAACGAACTTCTGGAAGCAGCACGCATCGATGGATGCTCAGAGGTGGGCGTGTTCATGCGGGTCGCGCTTCCCCTGGCGAAGCCGGTCATCGCCCTACTTGCCTTCTTCAGCTTCGTCGCGAACTGGAACAACTACTTCCTGCCTTACGTGATGCTCACCGACGACAGCAAGTTCAACCTTCCGGTGGGCTTGGGCACTCTCATCTCGAGCACTCCCGCACTTGCACCCACCAAAGGCGGATCGCTCCTCCCGATCACCTATCCGGAGGCGGCGATGGCAGGCCTGATCGTGGTGGTTCCGGTCGCCATCCTGTTCCTGTTCTTCCAGCGGTTTCTCATCCGGGGAATCCTGTCCGGCTCGTCCAAGGGCTGA
- a CDS encoding carbohydrate ABC transporter permease, translating to MQSKRGAVRRTITGWSFSAPYLAFLIAFGIGPAIYAIYESLQQSLNPSIVTFANYSSVFSDFRFIPALLNVLLFMAIWIPVMVVGTLILALMLHQRISRASSPLRLVYFLPGAVTGSAAVMLWYFMLNPAMSPFAPALKALGLNTTNDVFTPGHLAPIFALVAFITGVGQWILIMFGALQSISQEVLEAARIDGAGPIRTAVSIKLPLIGKYVSYMVILSFAGALQVFVEPSLFYAITQAGSNWWSLNQLSYSFAFQQGDFGMSATVSVILLVLSAVAAAVLVFRTNFFQTEVDD from the coding sequence ATGCAAAGCAAACGGGGCGCAGTGAGGCGCACCATCACCGGGTGGTCGTTCTCGGCTCCTTATCTGGCTTTCCTAATCGCTTTCGGAATCGGTCCCGCGATCTACGCGATCTACGAGTCTCTCCAACAGTCCCTGAACCCCAGCATCGTGACCTTCGCGAACTACAGCTCGGTCTTCTCCGACTTCCGCTTCATCCCAGCACTGCTCAACGTCCTGCTCTTCATGGCGATCTGGATTCCGGTCATGGTCGTCGGAACGCTGATCCTCGCGTTGATGCTTCATCAGCGGATCAGCCGGGCTAGCTCCCCGCTCCGGCTCGTCTACTTCCTTCCTGGGGCGGTCACCGGCTCCGCGGCTGTGATGCTCTGGTACTTCATGCTGAACCCTGCGATGAGCCCGTTCGCGCCTGCGCTGAAGGCGCTCGGACTGAACACGACAAACGATGTGTTCACGCCGGGGCACCTGGCACCGATCTTCGCGCTCGTCGCCTTCATCACCGGGGTCGGACAGTGGATCCTCATCATGTTCGGTGCCCTGCAGTCCATCTCCCAAGAGGTCCTCGAAGCTGCGCGGATCGACGGGGCCGGTCCGATTCGGACTGCCGTCTCGATCAAACTCCCACTCATCGGAAAATATGTCTCGTACATGGTGATTCTGTCGTTCGCCGGCGCTCTTCAGGTGTTCGTCGAGCCTTCCCTCTTCTATGCGATCACGCAGGCTGGATCGAACTGGTGGTCGCTGAACCAGTTGAGCTACTCGTTCGCGTTCCAGCAGGGCGATTTCGGGATGTCCGCGACGGTCTCCGTCATTCTCCTTGTTCTTTCGGCCGTTGCCGCGGCAGTGCTCGTCTTCCGCACCAACTTCTTCCAGACAGAGGTGGACGACTGA
- a CDS encoding DUF7402 domain-containing protein: MVRRRLFLGSLATLGVVAGLLVSGQAAQATVAFTLYASPSGSGSACSSSAPCSLDQAKSTAHDDAAAASGDIDVVLADGTYQLSSTLAFTGADSVSGSTVTYEAAAGAHPILSGGVPVTATWNEIDTTRHIYEALVPDTKVTAATRQIYVNGVRAGVDTKNTATVFTSMSPSTDGAGYTYTATGPDSWTNTGDVDFVYPGTAAGATQWTSSVCPATSIGSGKVTMAEPCWDLRHDFNWGTPSAVQNNQALLGTPGQFYLDMHSTADANEHQLYYVPRPGENMSTAQVIVPQLQTLVQLTGASGITFQGIGFEYGTWTIDETGATGSQEGSLWQGPDPVTTQKMLHPNVLCNNCTDVTFTGDTFTHLGGSGLGFDQGGANNTITGNIVTDISGDGIQVGDLGAPWTLVTGTVINDNYVSDVSKEYLNGAGIFTGVVSGTTIDHNEVSNIPYDGITVGGPVSGTIVQGNNKVENNYVHDVMGSNLRDGGPIYVTGYQSSTIRSTIRGNYITDDPQPFGSIYLDSGASYWDVSNNVVSGYANSWVFVQYGNGAASYNNHVTDNYVDARAGAGSGNYGVGTGNTQSGNQTGLTDSRWPAAAQTVMGQAGLELAYQGLNPASPQTNLALARPATDTTGTPTGKGNDGVAGTVFSTTAVSGTAHWQVDMGSLHALSHLQILERTDGNVPDELANLQVLVSNSPSLTTGTTTAPACTTGSLDLPAMSLWDCALPAGPWRYVTIEKTDGQALAFSEAHVFGTAATVTTVDDTAPGISYTGTWTAENSSPHSRTNYNVTQQITATNGDSVSYTFYGTGINVISALDTNRGRMSVAIDGVSSQTVSCASTTLIYQQTCAGVSGLAAGTHTITVTKVDGSYMSLDAFQVIAPYNIAQTASTTASSVYGSAYPASNAIDGISRLWGTGEWASAGVQNPWLTLTWASAVPVTQVTFFDRPNTTDNANGGTLTFSNGDTVPVTGIPTDGTPRTVTFPEENTTSIKFQVAGGAGTNVGLSEMAVADTRRPDLALTATATASSAFASTYSPVAAVDGITGISDVGEWASNGELNPWLKLVWSSSQTINHVTIYDRPNTTDNANGGTLTFSDGHTVPVSAIPTNGTPVTVSFPAETTTSLTFQVSGGAGYNVGLSELEASNY; this comes from the coding sequence ATGGTGCGGAGAAGGCTGTTTTTGGGGTCGTTGGCAACTCTGGGTGTTGTCGCTGGGCTGCTGGTGAGTGGTCAGGCCGCTCAGGCAACAGTGGCGTTCACGTTGTATGCGTCACCGTCCGGGAGCGGTTCGGCGTGCTCAAGCTCTGCGCCGTGTTCCCTGGATCAGGCGAAGTCGACCGCGCACGATGATGCGGCTGCAGCGTCGGGTGACATAGATGTGGTCCTGGCCGATGGCACCTATCAGTTGTCGTCGACGTTGGCGTTCACGGGTGCGGATTCGGTCAGCGGTAGCACGGTGACGTATGAGGCGGCGGCGGGCGCGCACCCGATTCTCAGTGGCGGCGTTCCCGTCACCGCGACGTGGAACGAGATTGACACGACGAGGCACATCTACGAAGCGTTGGTGCCGGACACTAAAGTGACGGCGGCGACCCGCCAGATTTATGTGAACGGGGTTCGGGCCGGTGTCGACACGAAGAACACTGCGACGGTGTTCACCTCGATGTCGCCAAGCACGGACGGTGCGGGCTACACCTACACGGCGACGGGCCCGGATTCGTGGACGAACACGGGCGATGTCGATTTCGTCTATCCGGGCACGGCGGCGGGCGCAACCCAGTGGACGAGCAGTGTCTGCCCGGCGACCTCAATCGGCTCGGGCAAGGTTACGATGGCGGAGCCGTGCTGGGATCTGCGTCACGATTTCAATTGGGGTACGCCGTCGGCGGTGCAGAACAACCAGGCTTTGCTGGGAACCCCGGGGCAGTTCTACTTGGACATGCATTCCACTGCTGACGCCAATGAACACCAGCTCTATTACGTTCCCCGGCCGGGTGAGAACATGAGCACGGCGCAGGTGATCGTGCCGCAGCTGCAGACACTGGTGCAGCTGACCGGCGCGTCAGGCATCACGTTCCAGGGCATCGGTTTCGAGTACGGCACCTGGACCATCGATGAAACCGGCGCTACCGGTTCGCAGGAGGGCTCGTTGTGGCAGGGCCCGGATCCTGTTACAACGCAGAAGATGCTGCACCCGAACGTACTGTGTAACAACTGCACCGACGTGACGTTCACAGGTGACACGTTCACCCATCTCGGCGGGTCGGGTTTGGGCTTCGACCAGGGCGGCGCGAACAACACGATCACCGGCAACATCGTCACCGATATCTCAGGCGACGGCATCCAGGTTGGCGATCTCGGAGCCCCATGGACCCTAGTCACCGGGACGGTCATCAACGACAACTATGTCTCTGACGTGTCGAAGGAATATCTGAACGGGGCCGGTATCTTCACCGGTGTGGTGTCCGGCACCACGATCGATCACAACGAGGTCTCGAACATTCCATACGACGGCATCACAGTCGGCGGCCCCGTATCAGGCACCATCGTCCAAGGTAACAACAAGGTCGAGAACAACTATGTTCACGATGTCATGGGCTCGAACCTTCGCGACGGAGGACCAATCTACGTCACCGGCTACCAGTCTTCGACCATAAGGTCGACGATCCGGGGCAACTACATCACTGACGACCCGCAGCCGTTCGGTTCGATCTACCTGGATTCCGGTGCCAGCTATTGGGACGTTTCCAACAATGTGGTGTCCGGGTACGCCAACTCGTGGGTCTTTGTCCAATATGGGAATGGGGCAGCATCGTATAACAACCACGTGACCGACAACTATGTTGATGCCCGGGCCGGAGCCGGCAGCGGCAACTACGGAGTGGGGACTGGCAATACGCAGAGCGGCAATCAAACAGGGTTGACGGATTCACGATGGCCGGCCGCTGCCCAAACGGTAATGGGTCAAGCTGGCCTCGAGTTGGCGTATCAGGGCCTCAACCCGGCATCACCGCAAACCAACCTCGCCCTGGCCAGGCCGGCAACCGACACCACCGGGACGCCGACCGGTAAGGGCAACGACGGGGTTGCGGGTACCGTCTTCAGCACCACGGCGGTCAGTGGGACAGCGCACTGGCAGGTCGACATGGGTTCCCTGCATGCGCTCTCTCACCTGCAGATCCTGGAGCGAACCGACGGCAACGTGCCCGACGAGCTTGCCAACCTTCAGGTGCTGGTCTCCAACAGCCCTAGTCTGACAACCGGAACCACGACGGCGCCAGCGTGCACGACCGGGAGCCTGGACCTTCCAGCGATGTCACTGTGGGACTGCGCGCTCCCGGCCGGGCCATGGCGATATGTCACGATCGAAAAGACCGACGGGCAGGCCCTGGCGTTTTCGGAGGCGCACGTCTTCGGCACCGCCGCCACCGTGACCACCGTCGATGATACCGCCCCCGGGATCAGCTACACCGGAACCTGGACGGCAGAGAACTCGTCCCCTCACAGTCGAACCAATTACAACGTGACACAGCAGATCACTGCGACCAACGGTGACTCGGTCAGCTACACGTTCTACGGAACCGGGATCAACGTGATCTCCGCACTGGACACCAACCGCGGGCGGATGAGCGTCGCGATCGACGGAGTCAGCAGCCAGACCGTGAGCTGCGCATCAACAACGTTGATCTACCAGCAGACCTGTGCCGGCGTCTCCGGCCTGGCCGCGGGCACACACACCATCACGGTCACGAAAGTCGACGGAAGCTATATGAGCCTCGACGCGTTCCAGGTGATCGCCCCATACAACATCGCACAAACCGCGTCAACGACCGCTTCGAGCGTCTACGGTTCCGCCTACCCGGCTAGCAACGCGATCGATGGGATATCGCGGCTGTGGGGCACGGGGGAGTGGGCATCGGCCGGGGTCCAGAATCCGTGGCTCACCCTCACCTGGGCCTCCGCGGTCCCTGTCACCCAGGTCACCTTCTTTGACCGTCCGAACACAACGGACAACGCCAACGGCGGCACGCTGACCTTCAGCAACGGCGATACCGTCCCCGTAACCGGGATCCCCACCGACGGCACCCCTCGCACGGTGACCTTCCCAGAAGAGAACACCACCTCAATCAAATTCCAGGTTGCAGGCGGAGCAGGCACGAACGTCGGCCTCTCCGAAATGGCCGTGGCCGACACCAGGCGCCCGGATCTGGCATTGACCGCGACAGCCACCGCATCCTCAGCCTTTGCGAGTACCTATTCACCTGTTGCCGCAGTTGACGGCATCACGGGGATCAGTGACGTGGGAGAGTGGGCGTCCAACGGCGAACTCAACCCATGGTTGAAACTCGTCTGGTCCAGCAGCCAAACCATAAACCACGTCACCATCTACGACCGCCCAAACACGACCGACAATGCCAACGGGGGCACCCTGACCTTCAGCGATGGGCACACCGTCCCGGTGTCCGCGATCCCGACCAACGGAACCCCGGTGACGGTCAGCTTCCCCGCCGAAACTACGACCTCCCTGACATTCCAGGTCTCAGGCGGCGCCGGCTACAACGTCGGACTCTCCGAACTGGAGGCATCCAACTACTAG
- a CDS encoding SDR family NAD(P)-dependent oxidoreductase — protein MNAQVRPFPVDDFRGRRAIVTGAGSGIGLELVHGLLARGAEVVGIDLATDNIPDGVLRLSADIAQADQVEEAVRAALAEGPVDTLFNNAGIGSTKNLIDCEPEEWDRVFSVNVRGTYLMSRAVLPGMLEAGYGVIVNTASVAGTIGLPDRAAYCASKGAVIALTKQIAVQWATAGIRCNCICPGTVDSPWVGRLLAEAGDPVAHRAQLVARQPLGRLGTPNEVAAAALYLASDAASFITGSELVIDGGITAA, from the coding sequence ATGAACGCTCAGGTCCGGCCCTTTCCTGTCGACGATTTCCGCGGTCGTCGTGCGATCGTCACGGGTGCCGGTTCGGGGATCGGCCTGGAGCTGGTGCACGGGCTGCTCGCGCGCGGTGCCGAGGTCGTCGGCATCGATCTGGCGACCGACAACATCCCGGACGGTGTGCTCCGGCTCAGTGCCGACATCGCCCAGGCCGACCAGGTCGAGGAGGCGGTCCGGGCGGCGCTCGCGGAGGGTCCGGTGGACACGCTGTTCAACAATGCCGGGATCGGATCGACGAAGAACCTCATCGACTGCGAGCCGGAGGAGTGGGATCGCGTCTTCAGCGTGAACGTGCGCGGCACCTACCTGATGAGTCGTGCGGTGCTGCCCGGGATGCTCGAAGCCGGCTACGGCGTGATCGTCAACACGGCGTCGGTGGCGGGCACGATCGGGCTCCCCGATCGGGCGGCGTACTGCGCGAGCAAGGGTGCGGTGATCGCGCTGACCAAGCAGATCGCTGTGCAGTGGGCGACAGCGGGCATCCGCTGCAACTGCATCTGCCCGGGCACGGTCGACTCGCCGTGGGTGGGTCGCCTGCTCGCGGAGGCCGGTGATCCCGTCGCCCACCGGGCCCAGCTGGTGGCCAGGCAGCCGCTCGGCCGGCTCGGCACTCCGAACGAGGTCGCCGCCGCAGCCCTCTACCTCGCCAGTGACGCCGCCTCCTTCATCACGGGCTCGGAACTCGTCATCGACGGCGGCATCACCGCCGCCTGA
- a CDS encoding mandelate racemase/muconate lactonizing enzyme family protein, producing the protein MTRNATIISAEAWLVDLEVETKRTDAVQSFLKQETIFVLLTTADGMTGLGYSYTIGTGGRAVLEMLRGGLLDAVIGQDADRPEAVWYAAFNSTRATTVGPITSLALAAIDTAVWDARSRRTGVPLWKLAGGSSPSVPIYDTEGGWLHLSPDELVTQALATRDRGLPGAKIKVGLPNAHHDLARLAAVRDAVGPDFHIMIDANQSLTSAEAIRRAHLFRDLDIFWFEEPLPAEDVAGHERLAQATAIPVAVGESMYSVGHFREYLQRGAASIVQVDVARIGGITPWLKVAHLAESFNVTVAPHFLMELHLSLACAIPNALYLEHIPQLRAITTSEITIRDGRAWAPDTLGLGIEWDRDALDDQRLA; encoded by the coding sequence GTGACACGCAATGCGACCATCATCTCGGCAGAGGCGTGGCTGGTGGACCTTGAGGTCGAGACCAAGCGCACGGATGCTGTGCAGTCCTTCCTCAAGCAGGAGACGATCTTCGTCCTGCTGACGACCGCCGACGGGATGACCGGGCTGGGCTACAGCTACACGATCGGAACCGGCGGTCGTGCTGTCTTGGAAATGCTCCGGGGCGGCCTGCTCGACGCGGTCATCGGCCAGGACGCAGACCGCCCTGAGGCTGTCTGGTATGCGGCGTTCAACTCGACGCGCGCCACCACCGTCGGTCCGATCACGTCTCTGGCGCTCGCCGCGATCGACACCGCGGTGTGGGATGCGCGTTCCCGGCGCACCGGAGTGCCGCTCTGGAAACTGGCTGGCGGCTCCTCGCCGTCTGTGCCGATCTACGACACCGAGGGTGGCTGGCTCCACCTATCGCCCGACGAGCTCGTGACCCAGGCGCTCGCGACTCGGGATCGCGGGCTGCCCGGCGCGAAGATCAAGGTTGGCCTGCCGAACGCGCATCACGACCTGGCCAGGCTCGCTGCCGTGCGCGACGCGGTCGGGCCCGACTTCCACATCATGATCGACGCCAACCAGTCGCTGACCAGCGCGGAGGCGATCCGCCGGGCGCACCTGTTCCGCGACCTGGACATCTTCTGGTTCGAGGAGCCGCTGCCGGCTGAGGACGTCGCAGGCCACGAACGGCTCGCGCAGGCGACAGCCATTCCCGTCGCTGTCGGCGAGAGCATGTACTCGGTCGGGCACTTCCGCGAGTACCTCCAGCGCGGGGCCGCCTCGATCGTGCAGGTGGATGTCGCCCGCATCGGCGGCATCACGCCGTGGCTGAAGGTCGCACATCTGGCCGAGTCGTTCAACGTCACGGTCGCTCCTCATTTCCTCATGGAGCTGCACCTGTCCCTGGCGTGCGCGATCCCCAACGCGCTGTACCTCGAGCACATCCCGCAACTGCGTGCGATCACGACCTCCGAGATCACCATCCGCGACGGCCGTGCGTGGGCTCCGGATACGCTCGGCCTCGGTATCGAATGGGATCGAGACGCGCTCGACGACCAACGGCTGGCCTAA